The genomic window CTGTGCATATTACTTTGCAAGGCCATCTGAGGGCAACTTCACCTCAGTTCATATCGCATCCACTGAAGACCTGCCAGGGCCAGATGCTGAGGACTACGAAGGCAGGGAAGGCAGGTAGGGACAGCACTCAGAGGGTTCTGATCCCATGGGAATCTTGGCTTGGGACAGCAAGCGCTCTCTAAGGGGCAGAGCTGTCCAGCAGTGGAACAGGCCTGTTGGCCCCCGTTTGAGACCCAGTTAGGGTTGCCGCTGGATTATAGGAAGGGTTTTGAGAATCCAGATGTGCATGAATATCTGTAGACTGAATAAATGCCATGTCTTTCATGTATATGTCTTGCTGTTTTCCAAATACATGTAATTAAAAAATGCAGTCTTATTTAAAAGTACTGCTAACTTCATGGTAAAAACATATGTCCTCAAAGGATACTAAAAGTATAAATTCTGGCACGTGTGAGCGTCAACACAGTTTTTGGATGTTCAGAGGGACCTTCAGACCCAGACAGGGGTGGTGCCATGGCGATTGTGGAAAGGTGCAGGAAGCTCTGCCAATCCCACACTTGCTGATCCCATGCAGCAGAGTCAGGCTTCCTTGGGAGCTGAAGGCTTAGAATCAGATCCAAGAAGACCTTCCTCAGGTCAGGGTGGCCCTGGCTGGCCTGGGCAAGTCAGAAGATTTGATGAATTGCCTTCCACGGGAATCCTGAAGAGAAGGAGAACCAGGCGGGTGTCTGCCTTGAGGTAGAGGAGGGGACTGGATAACCTCCTGGCTGCAGCATCCTATGAGATTGTGATTTTACACATTGCCATCCAATGACTCACTCTTCTCTCCTGGGAGAAAGTACTTAGGATACTTAGTTAAAAAGCTTCAAATAATCCGGGTGTTGGGGATGAGTGCCAGTCAActccatttcttcaaaataatATATCAGTTCTCCTAAGTTTGGAAGGCTGGACCCAATCACTGAGAATTTCAACTCACTGATTGCCTCCTTCCCTTCCATCGCTGCCATCACTCATGGCTCGTTGATCAAAACTGACGTTCTAGTCCTACTGAGGTACTCCCCAGTCTCTGCTTTGCTTTGTGTCCTTTTGTGGACCAGGGCATGTCTTCTCTGGTACCCCGACTCCAGAATAATTACATATTATGTCGTTCTTTCCACTATTCTCCACGACTACTGGAGGCCCCAGATCTGTTGACAATGGTGGTTGTGACTTTGCTTCTCAAAGCTTCTTCTCCAACTTAATTCCCTCCAAAGGGATGGCAAGCAGGGCTCTAAATCAGTGGGTTCTTGGAATGGCTGGGATCTCCCCTGTGGGTGTGGTAAGGTACCCTATCCACTATGGGTTTAAGAATTCCTAGAGACGCCCCCCACATTTGGCCATGCGGCAACCTCATTTCTGTCTGGCATGAAAGGCAGGCCCTCCATCCTGTTTTCTTCATGGCCCCAGCATCTCTCCCACGATCCCTTTCTGCTCCAGCCAGGCCTATCTATTCACTGGATTGGGCAGAGCTCATGCTTGCAAATATCAGATCCATCTGTCAAAGGTAAATGGGAAATAGCTTGTTGTTGCTCATGGAATCTCTGGGAGCTCTGCACCCTGCAACAGTGCTCAGCTATGCCTGGTGGAAACACTGTGGTCTCTGCTGCTTCCACCTATGGTGCTTGGGGCTGGGTGGCAGAACTCCACCACTGCCTGTGAAGAATAGATACTCTCATCACTGAAAAATCAATTCCTCTGCCCATGGCCACCTACTTACACTGCCTGCACCAGAATCCAGGTCTCACAAGGGTCCATCTCATTGGAAGACTCTAGGTCACAGGCTTGGACTGTAGCTGCAAAGGAGTCTGGGAATGCGTTTTCTGGATTTTACCCTTAGAAGGATAGGGAATCACAAGGTGGGCAATTTGCCAAAATATAGAAGAGGTGTTCAATAATGTTGGGTAGCTACAAATGGCAAAGGAATCATCCTTTTTATTGGATTgtttcttttgacaaatatgaaAGCTGAAATTCTCGGTGTATAATAGTCAATGACTTGCAAACACAAATAGTTAAAAATAAGAATGTGTATGGGGAGccagtgtaactcagtggttgagcgctggcttcccacatatgaggaccCAATTCAATTCCCTGCTCTTGTACCTTGAAAAGAAatagtggggagtggatgtaactcaagtggttgagcccctgcttcccatgtacaaggtccggGGTTTAGTTCCCactacctcctgaaaacaaaacaagcaaaataacCAACTCtcgttggggagcagatgtagctcagtggttaagcagctgcttcccatgtatgaggctctgggttcaatttctggttgATTTATACAGTGCAAGGTCCTTTTTTGGCATGGCAATGCCTCTATGAGAGAGGTGTCATTCAGAACTTAATTTTATAGACGAGTAAACTGGGTTTAAATACTTGGCTCATGTACATGCAATCACAAAGGCAAGAACTAAAAACTgggtctgtctgactccaaagtgcATACTCTTACACTTAAGAGGAAAAAACATGGCCTAATTTTTATGATAGTTTTCTTGAAACACTTCACAGAGATTTCATTCATCCAGCCCTGTTCCTATGAGATCCAGAGGGGCAGAGATGATTGACTGTCTTTAATGATGCTGAAATGCAGAGAATTTAAACAGTCTTGGTCATGGTTAGTCATGGGGAAGATCAGGTCCTGCCCTGGGTTAGGCTCATTCCACAAAGGGGCAAACTTGTGACCTCAAATACTCCGTCAACTTCAAGGTCTGTGATTCTATCACTTTTTTCCACTGGGGTCAGGGGTGCCATTTATTTTCCATGGACATTTTCCTAAATCTGAACACCAAGTTTGAGAAGCCTGGATTTCTCATGATAAGATGATCTCAATGGGCTTGGGCTACCACTTGCGATGGGATTTGAGCCAGCTTTCCATAGTTTTATCAGGTCGTAACCCAGCAGAAGACCTTACTTAATTAATTGATTAATCCAGCTTATTACTACCAACCTTCGTGAGCATCTATTACTGGCAAAGCACAGTGCTAAGGACCAAGATAACACAAACAAGACCATAAGCTTATGGTTTTTTCCTGGCTGGGATGTAGGAGGATGTCATATAAACTGGGGTAACACATGGGGGAGAGAAGGACAAATGGGAAAATCAGGCTGCTGAagaaaatttcacttctttttcactTGGGCCACTCACTGGCCTGCCCAAGAAGAAGCCCctgccttttcctccttctccccatTCTGAGGAGACGTCTACCCCGTTCACACTGGCCATACTATTGGCAGGTCTCATTGTGCAGCAAGACAGACAAAAAAGGCCTGTCCTGGTAAGATAAGCTGGCTCCAGAGCTTCGCAGGAAAGCTTTCCCCTTGGGCAAACCAAGCCCTGTCCCTAAGCCTCTGAAAAACACCAGGCAGGCAGATTCTCTGGCTTTCAGAGTTAGACCTGCTAGTGGTGCCACCAGTTCTGCAGCTCTGGCTTCCTGGGGCAGGGGTTTCTGGACACCTGAGGCCACAGACGTCCTGGAgcaaccccctccccacccaaccAGAGAATGGGTCCCACAGGTCCTGCATGTCTTGCTTGTAACTGAATTTCTTGAGTTTCCTGTTCCCTGGGACTTGGGCTAAAACCAGAGAAATGTCAAAATGCAGAGGGTGAGAAAGAAAGCCTTTGAAAACTGCCAAGATGTGTGATAGTGCATAGTTCCTCTGAGAATTTTTCAAAAGGAACATTTGCCACCTTGAATTGTGTCTACGTCTCATCAAAGTGTATAGGTGCTAACTTTCTTTCTTACTCAGAAGACATGAACCAAAAAGCTGCTGCCTCTGAACTAAAGTTTGGGGGTAGAAGGAGAACTCAGGGGGCAGACTTGCCATAGTTCTGGGCTTTGTTTCCAGGGAGGGTGTGGGAGAAGTCATCACTTTGTTTCTAAACACAGCCCAGAGTTGGGCACAGAGTGGGCACTCAATAACCATGTGCTGACTGTGGAATGGAATGTATCAGCCCTTCTGCTAGGAAGTCATGGCATTCATTGAGATACTCTCCTCCCCCAAAGCCTAGGGTGGGATTCATTCTCTCCACCACCCAGAGAACCAGATCCCCGCACCCCCCATCCTTTCCAGAGCTCAGAGCAGAGCCCAGCTTTCTGACAGAGCCTCGGGGCTGCTGAGCACCCGACGCGGATGACGATGCCTCCTGGGTCCTCTCAGACAAAGCTAGGAGGTGGCCATGCCCAAGCATGGGACCACACCAGGCACCACCCCCAGCCAGGTAAGCCTGCTACCTTAGCACTTTTACCGTTTCAGATTATTTTCAAGGTGTGTTTGGTAGTCTGGAACAAACTATTGCCTCAGAGGCAAACCCAGCCCATGAATATTTGAGATTAATTACCTCTCCTTTGTTTGAGCTCAACAACCTCCACAGATGTATATAAAGGGATTTGTTCGGCAGAGTTCTTCAGTTCCCTTCCCGCTCCCTCTGACTCTTAACTCACATTTTTCTCTTTGCCCAATTTTCTCACCATGAACAGACAAAGCTGCAAGAAGTCCTTCAGTGGTGGGAGCCAAGGCTTCTCCGGCCACTCTGCCGTGGTCTCTGGCAGCAGCAGGATGAGCTGTGTGGCCCGCTCTCGGGGAGCCAGCGGAGGGGCCTGTGGGTTCCGGAGCGGAGGTGGTGGCGGCTTTGGCAGCCACAGCCTCTACAACCTGGGTGGCACCAAGAGCATCTCCATGAGTGTGGCCGGCGGTGGCTCCAGGGCTGGTGGCTTTGGTGGAGGACGTAGCGGTGGCTTTGGGGGTGGCTATGGAGGAGGCTTTGGTGGTGGCTTTGGTGGTGGCAGAGGAATGGGAGGTGGCTTTGGAGGAGCTGGTGGCTTTGGAGGAGCTGGTGGTTTTGGCGGTCCTGGAGGCTTTGGTGGTCCTGGTGGCTTCGGTGGTCCTGGAGGTTTTGGTGGTCCTGGTGGCTTTGGCCCAGGTGGCTTCCCAGGTGGAATCCAGGAAGTGACTGTGAACCAGAGCCTCCTGCAGCCCCTCAATGTGGAGATCGACCCCCAGATTGGGCAAGTAAAGGCCCAGGAGCGCGAGCAGATCAAGACCCTCAACAACAAGTTTGCTTCCTTCATCGACAAGGTAATGAAGGCACTCACTGGATCCCCATTCCTAGGCTGGAGACTTTTGGTTTGACATTTAGACATCATCAGTCTTGGAAGGGCCAGGTTAGAGGGAGGTATTATCCAGAATGCTACGGTCAGGGCAGATGCTCAGGGCTGATGTAATGGTCAAGTGAGTGAGGGGGAAGAAAGACAATGGTCCTTTATTTAGGCCTGAGCACCCCCAAGTCCTGGTTGTCTGAATCTCTGCTCAAGTCTCCTACCTATTGCCTTATCTAGGCCCAGGCAGACAATGCTGAAAGCCCTGTGCTGAGCTGGGGCTATAGCCACTGGCAGAGAAGGTTCTGACCTGGAGCTGGGGGATACTCAAATGTGAACTGTCCTCTGAGGCTTTCCAGGTGGCCCTTTGAACTAACCTTAGTCCCAAAGGGGCTACTGAGAAGTTGGTCACTCACTTTGCACCCTGTATCAACCTTCTCAGGAAGAGAAGGGTGCTGGGTGACCTTCCCCAGACAAGGATAGCTCACACAGGGCTGTCTCCCTTGGGTCTCAAAAGAAGTGTCATGCCGGTCATGACATTTCGATGAgtatcagttcccagtgcctcacaTCCTTCGAAGGGCTGGACTTTCAGAGGAGTCTTAGGTGGAGGTGTTGCTGCCGAGGTTTATGCACCTTTTGGCAGAGCGTACTGCATTTTTGGAAGTTCAGACAAAGTTATGACATGCCCAGGAGTGCCAAGGGGGTGTTCtttacaattctcctgcttccaagCAGGGGCTACTTTCAGTTCCCCTTGCCTGTCTCTCCTCCCTTTGCAACGTTCTGAACCACGCTGAATCTCTAGGTGCCTTAGGTTGATGTAACCGTCTGACAATCATCTCTCCAGCTATAGAAGGAGCCTGTCCTCACATCCTTTCTAGGCCACTGTGCTGGGGAACCCGGGGACAGGACACTCAGTTCTGCTTGAGCTAAGACCCCAACCCTCCTCAGGTGTTGCCTGACGTTGCTTTCCCTAATGCATTGCAGGTGCGATTCTTGGAGCAACAGAACAAGGTCCTGGAGACCAAGTGGAACCTCCTCCAGCAGCAGGGCACAAATTCCGTCACGGGCACCAACAACCTCGAACCCCTCTTTGAGAGCTATATCAGCAGCCTTCGGAACCACCTGAGTTATCTCCAAGGGGAGAGAGGCCGCCTGGACTCAGAGCTGAGGAACATGCAGGACCTGGTGGAGGACTTCAAGAAGAAGTGAGTGACGGGTGGCGTGGGAGGAGGCCACAGCACCCGCTAGAGGCCCGGCCCTCACTGTGCTCCCCCTGCCCGCTGGGCAGGGGTGTGGTCCCACCTCTTCCTTTCATCATCTTCATCGAGGATGGTTCGGTAACATCCTCCTCACCTTCCTTCTTTAAGCACGGTCCTTTACAAATAAAACTGTAGTGACAGGGATGAGTTTAGAGTTGAGAAACACTTCCTCCTGAGCCAGGCTGGCAGCCATGGGAGAAGATCCTGGCTCTAGGATCTGAAGCATTCTTGGACAATTCATGGCAGGGCCACCAACCATCTGGTTTGCACAGGACAGAGGGATTTCCTAGGCTGTGTGACCTAGGACAGTTTCCCTGGGCAGCATACTGGAATTGCTGGTGACCCTAACTATAGGATGTAGTGAAGAGGACGTGTTTATCTACGAGGGGTGGGACAGGGACAAGATGGAACAGAGGCACTTTCAGATTTTCAAGAAACGGTGGTGTTTATGACCACCTCAAAACCCCAACTCAGCCATTTCTTTTTAACTCTCACAGATATGAGGATGAAATTAATAAACGTACAGCAGCTGAGAATGAATTTGTAACCCTGAAGAAGGTAAGGGCTGTGTGTGAGGTTCCTGGGTTTGTTGTCATAGCtttctggtgggggtggggaactgCCAATTTTGGGGAGTTGGAGGAATAAGCAAAATCCTGGCCTGGAAATATCCCTAAAAGAATCCGTTCATTTGTTCCTAGCTTTGGAGTAGGACTGAGCTGTAACCACCCCAATGAGATGAGAACTGGGGAGACAAGCCTGGGATGAGGAATGGGCCTCAGCACTGGTCTTCCCTGACTTCTTGATGCACTTGCAGATTGTTGGTTGGTCCTTGGTGGAATAAAGCCTTTGGGCTTCTGTCTTTCTCTCAGGACGTGGATGCGGCGTACATGAACAAGGTGGAGCTTCAGGCCAAGACCGACTCTCTGACGGACGAGATCAACTTCCTGAGGACCTTATACGATGCGGTGAGGGGGTTTCCTACCTTCAGAGCTAAccgggggagagagggagggtgaGCTACTTTCACATTTGAGGCTGGAGCATTTTGGTACCTTGAGCCCTAGCCGAGGATCAGGAGGAGCCTAGAGAGGAGATCCCTTAGGGGATCTGCTGAATGGGCTGCAGATGGGGTGTCTGTGTGGTTGGGGGGCCGATGCCCATTCAGGGCCTAGAATCAGTGAGCAGGCCTGTTGCCCAGGGGTCTCGTGGGGCCTCTGTGCGCTCATTGCAGAGGCCCTGAGACTGAACAGACACCTCTGTGTTGGCAGGAGCTGTCCCAGATGCACACTCAGGTCAGCGACACGTCCGTGGTGCTGTCCATGGACAACAGCCGCTCCCTGGACCTGGACAGCATCATCGCCGAGGTCAAGGCCCAGTACGAGGAGATCGCCAACCGCAGCCGGGCCGAGGCCGAGGCCTGGTACCAGACCCAGGTTGGTTCAGGGAGCCACTCAGAGCGTCCCCTGAGAGTCCCGGGAGGCTGTGGGCAGGGGGGCTGCTGGGTGGGAAGGCTGCTGTGGCCAGTGGGTAGACCTCTCCTGGTTCTACACTCCCAAGACATCCCTCTAATGGTCATTCAGTTgcagaaagtgctgcctgcctcCTGGGGGGAGGTGGTTCCACTGGCCCCTGCCAGGGGACTCTAGCCAGGCTGAATCATGTCACCAAGTTTGCTCGGGGACTGCAGGGTGGGAGAATCTTCTAGCACAACCAACAACCCAGGGGTTCCCTTCCCGGCTGCCTTGTGGGCGTCTTTGCTGAAACACAACTCAACCTCATTTTAGCAAATGTTTACTGAGCTCCTCAAGGTTTGGTGGGTGATGTTGGGGGTTCAGAAGCAGGTCAGGTGAAGTTGCAGTAAAAGCCCACCTGCCCTTCTGTTCCCTAGTTGGGAGAGCTGCAGACCACGGCTGGCAGGCACGGTGATGACCTGAAGAGCACCAAGAGCGAGATCATGGAGCTCAACAGGATGATCCAGAGGCTGCGGGCAGAGATCGAGAACGTCAAGAAGCAGGTGAGATGGTGATGGATGCTGCGACCTGGGCCAGTTAGTGATGGGTAGTGGCCTGATATCTGGAGTCCTAGCTGGGAATGGACTTGTGGTGGTTATCCCAGGCAGATCTGTCCTTGGGGAATTAGAAGACAAAGCTAGTCTAGATGGCTGGCTGATCCACAGTGAGATATCTTCATGGATGGAGACATGATGGAGGTGCAAGGGGAAGTGTGATCTTGCCTAGCTATGGGATAATCCACTTAAGACTCAGAGAGCCTGTGGCCTTCTTACTACATCTGTCTTCTCtcgcctccccctgccccagatTGCCAACCTGCAGACAGCTGTTGCAGAAGCTGAGCAGCGTGGGGAGATGGCTCTCAAGGATGCCAAGGCCAAGCTGGATGGGCTGGAGACCGCCCTTACAAAGGCCAAGGATGACCTGGCCCGGCTGCTGCGTGACTACCAGGAGCTGATGAACGTCAAGCTGGCCCTGGACGTGGAGATCGCCACCTACCGCAAGCTGCTGGAGGGCGAGGAGTGCAGGTGGGCCTCTGATCCCATCTTCCCCCATCTTCTGACCCACAGTCAAATGCTGAGGCCAGCTAAGTGACCAAGTAAATGGGAATGGAGCTTCCTTGTACAGAGTCAGGTCACAATCTTGCATAGGCCTGGCAGAGAAGAACTTGCCTTTACCAGCCCATTCCTTTCGTAGGTAGCCAAAATGCACATGCAACCAGTATTCCCCACTCATGGAAGGGTGGAGAAAGGTTACCAATCAGTTAGGCTTTTGGAGTTCAGTTCTGGCTGCAATTCATCACTTTGATGCATGAACTTGTTGGAGATTTGCTTTGTGACAGACTGATCTTTCTCTTGCTTTCTCACGCAGGATGTCTGGAGAGTGCCAGAGTGCTGTAAACATCTGTAAGTAGCTAAATAACTGTGATGATGAGAGCTGGTTTTCAATTATCTGTGCTAATAATATCTATGGAACTTGgagggtttttttggggggggggtgggcagtggtGGTGGTGTAGTAGAGAAGTAGGGTGTACGCAGTATTGAAGgtcaggacacgagaactctgagaaggaagttgatttatctTGACCGGCCGGACTCggcggactcctgtcctaataaaaaccgagccctgaatagaattttgggttcccttttacacagaaaagatataagggtggggaattaaatggtgcttttatgaaagaaaatgactttccttcccagttaagtgtttgtctgagtactagataggttttgaattaaagtaccccccacatttcaggagagcttgaattagcataacCCCCAcgtttcaggtgagcttgaattaaaatctcccccacattctgtctggatgccactttgaatacacattcagtcttacatcacatcctttctgaacattcaaagcctttAGGGCCTATATTACGTATTTGGATTtttagagactaggcacacttggctacagaattagataattttgaatttatgcacaggctatctTAGTGGCAGTAGATGGGGAGTATCCAATAGGGAGCCTGTTAATGGAAGGAGAAATTCAGACTTGATAATCTCCAAGGGGGTCATTAAGAGTTACCAGCTGTAGAAGGAACCATTGGCTAAGTCGTAATGACCTAACACAATGGAAGCAAGTAACTTACCCCATCAGAATGGCTCACAGTGATCATCTGAGGGCAATGTCGCCTCGGTCAACCGCCCAACTATTCTGGGCCTGAGTCTCTAATGACAGTAGTGACGTGGACGTTGGGACACTGACCGCTGTGCTGTCCTCTCCCCCTCCAGCCGtggtcagcagcagcagcactaCCTCGGCGTCAGCTGGTGGTTACGGAGGCGGCTACGGCGGTGGCTTCGGCATGGGAGGTGGCGCCGGCGGCGGCTTTGGCCGAGGAGGCGGCAGTGGATTGGGAGGCGGTAGCGGGTTCGGCGGCGGCAGCGGCTTCGGCGGCAGCGGCGGCTTCGGCTCTGGAGCCGGGGGTCGCTGTGGGGTCAGTGGCGGAGGCTTCAGCTCAGGCAGTAACCGTGGCAGCAGCTCCAGCAGCATCAAGATCTCTCAGTCCTCCCAGCGCAGCTTcagataaataagaaataatgcGCCTCCGCATTCAGCCACCCCagcgcctgccctccccctgcccttctCCTCTGACATCAGCAGCCCCCCAGTACCACCCACCACCACTCCCCAACAAGGAGTGGCTCTTTGGGGTTAGAAGACTGGGGGTCTCTCGCTTCTCTATCCAGATCCctggcccagcccagccccgAGAATTTCAGGCTCGCCTGTGGGTGCCCAGGTGTGGCCCTCCGCTGCCCTTGGGGTCCGCTGCCCTGGGTGGATGGTAGTTCTGATGTACATAACACCTGTCTCCTCTGTCCCTCTGTGCTGTCGCCAATAAAGTGCATTATGTTCCACATCGGGCCTCTGAGTTTTCTCTACCTCTGTTGTCATCCTCTTGGTCTCCTCGCCTTTCCCCTCTGCCCCATGGCTGTGCAGCCACCGAGGGCTGGAGTGCTGAAACCAAGGCAGCTGGTGCCTGCTAAATGGGCACGTGCTGGCTGTCCACTGGTTCCTTGAGCAAGGGGTGGGGCCCTCCAGGGGGCCGTGCGGCTTCCCGGTTCTTAAGGGGGAAGATGGAGCTGGCAGGTGTTGATCTCCTTCCAGCCCACTCTCCTTTGGGGGAGTCTAAGAGGGTCTTGGGGTGCTGAGGGGTGGCTCAGGGATGGAGAGTTTCTTCCCTTGCTGCTGGTCCCCACTCCTGCTGGCATTCTGGAAACTTCTCCCCATCAAGGTGCACCTGGGAAAGTGTGAGCTGCCAGCATGCCCGCAGCGCTGCAGGGATTTCCTGAGAGTGGCCTGCCTCAAAGTCTGACCCAGGGACCACCAGGCCGTTGAGCAACACTGCAATAAAGTTTCCATTACCATTGACTCTTCCCTTTTGGAGCACATGTTAGCCCTGTAGCAAAGAAACCCTGTTAGTTTTCTTTAGCCCAGCATTTTCCACAAAGGCTCTCCTTCCAGGTAAGAGGCTCTTAACATCCCTGCAAACAATCTGCACTGAGTGTTGTCTGAGTGTGTGAAGCCCTGATGAAGTGTTAGGCCAGACGTCACAGCTGGATGGGACTCAGGCTCAGGGAGCCTTCATTTGTAATGAGCAGAGGCCGAGAGGTCACTTCAGGTCACACAGCATGCGGGGCCCGAGCTGGGAAGGGACACACGTGTTCTGAGGCCAGAGCGCCTTTCACTCCCCTTCACTGAATCTGGGGCTGCAGCTGCCCTGCCGCCTGGGCCCCCAGAGAACACACAGGTGATGGGATGGAAACATTTAGTCAGGCCAGGCCAGGGAAGCAGTATTTTTCCATCCTAGGGCA from Dasypus novemcinctus isolate mDasNov1 chromosome 12, mDasNov1.1.hap2, whole genome shotgun sequence includes these protein-coding regions:
- the KRT3 gene encoding keratin, type II cytoskeletal 3: MNRQSCKKSFSGGSQGFSGHSAVVSGSSRMSCVARSRGASGGACGFRSGGGGGFGSHSLYNLGGTKSISMSVAGGGSRAGGFGGGRSGGFGGGYGGGFGGGFGGGRGMGGGFGGAGGFGGAGGFGGPGGFGGPGGFGGPGGFGGPGGFGPGGFPGGIQEVTVNQSLLQPLNVEIDPQIGQVKAQEREQIKTLNNKFASFIDKVRFLEQQNKVLETKWNLLQQQGTNSVTGTNNLEPLFESYISSLRNHLSYLQGERGRLDSELRNMQDLVEDFKKKYEDEINKRTAAENEFVTLKKDVDAAYMNKVELQAKTDSLTDEINFLRTLYDAELSQMHTQVSDTSVVLSMDNSRSLDLDSIIAEVKAQYEEIANRSRAEAEAWYQTQLGELQTTAGRHGDDLKSTKSEIMELNRMIQRLRAEIENVKKQIANLQTAVAEAEQRGEMALKDAKAKLDGLETALTKAKDDLARLLRDYQELMNVKLALDVEIATYRKLLEGEECRMSGECQSAVNISVVSSSSTTSASAGGYGGGYGGGFGMGGGAGGGFGRGGGSGLGGGSGFGGGSGFGGSGGFGSGAGGRCGVSGGGFSSGSNRGSSSSSIKISQSSQRSFR